Proteins found in one Planctomycetota bacterium genomic segment:
- the rpsF gene encoding 30S ribosomal protein S6 — translation MAQTTETRVYEAMFLVDPADAAVWDDLSKHLAGILEHHGGEIIGLTRWDERKLAYPVAARKRGTYVLSFFGLKNGDAVALIERDCQLSEKVLRALVLRADHFKVSDMRMQLGADVREDVARRLEEARGEQPAAAEAAPAQPTQT, via the coding sequence ACCGAGACGCGCGTGTACGAGGCGATGTTCCTGGTGGATCCGGCGGACGCGGCGGTGTGGGACGACCTGTCGAAACACCTGGCGGGGATCCTGGAGCATCACGGAGGGGAGATCATCGGGCTGACGCGCTGGGACGAGCGGAAACTGGCGTACCCGGTGGCGGCACGGAAGCGAGGCACGTACGTGCTGAGTTTCTTCGGCCTGAAGAACGGGGACGCCGTCGCCCTCATCGAGCGGGATTGCCAACTGTCGGAGAAGGTGCTCCGCGCCCTGGTGCTGCGGGCCGACCACTTCAAGGTGTCCGACATGCGGATGCAACTCGGGGCCGACGTCCGCGAGGACGTGGCGCGGCGGCTGGAGGAAGCGCGAGGCGAGCAGCCCGCGGCGGCCGAAGCGGCGCCCGCCCAACCCACCCAAACGTGA